From a single Planococcus shenhongbingii genomic region:
- a CDS encoding GGDEF domain-containing protein, whose product MDEKLNMAAGGYLAIDSRLRIIEMNQTLKELLEIDDTPKHMHEVLTVPSRIFFQTYFNPSIHMHKKVNEMYLTLKSKSGKIPVLMNTVERDGLYQCILLPMTIREEYEKELLLAKRNAEKFTQEATAAYEQLQQLLQNVERKQLELEALNEQLLVLAMTDSLTGLKNRRYLDENLDTLIAELRGNGQFLAVLLLDIDHFKSINDTYGHAIGDAVLRELAWKLQEKVPTPGVVIRLGGEEFVVILPGNDGFQAADLAENLRSSLEKSPWDHVNMTISIGGALLEPADNALSLLKKADQALYGAKESGRNRVLFHSGILSAQ is encoded by the coding sequence GTGGATGAAAAACTCAATATGGCAGCAGGCGGTTATTTGGCCATCGACTCGAGGCTTCGGATTATCGAAATGAATCAGACGCTGAAAGAATTGCTTGAGATCGATGATACGCCGAAGCATATGCACGAAGTGCTGACTGTCCCTTCAAGAATCTTTTTTCAGACTTATTTCAATCCATCTATACACATGCACAAAAAGGTCAATGAAATGTATTTGACTCTCAAAAGTAAAAGCGGAAAAATTCCCGTATTGATGAATACAGTTGAAAGAGATGGGCTTTATCAATGTATTCTTTTGCCGATGACCATTAGAGAAGAATATGAGAAAGAGCTTCTCCTTGCAAAGCGGAATGCTGAAAAATTTACTCAAGAAGCGACCGCTGCATATGAACAGTTGCAACAGCTGTTGCAGAATGTTGAAAGAAAACAACTCGAACTGGAAGCCTTAAATGAGCAGCTGCTTGTTTTGGCAATGACGGATTCACTAACCGGTTTAAAAAACCGGCGATATTTGGATGAAAATCTGGATACTTTAATTGCAGAGTTACGTGGAAACGGCCAATTCTTAGCCGTACTTTTATTGGACATTGATCATTTTAAATCGATAAACGATACATATGGGCATGCTATTGGCGATGCTGTGCTGCGGGAATTAGCATGGAAACTGCAAGAAAAAGTGCCAACGCCAGGAGTTGTCATTCGTTTAGGAGGAGAAGAGTTTGTGGTTATCCTCCCAGGTAACGATGGTTTCCAAGCTGCGGATTTGGCTGAGAATCTTCGCAGCTCCCTGGAAAAGAGTCCGTGGGACCATGTCAATATGACGATAAGTATTGGAGGGGCCTTACTGGAACCGGCAGACAATGCTCTCTCTCTATTGAAAAAAGCGGATCAAGCTCTTTATGGTGCAAAAGAATCAGGAAGAAACCGGGTTCTATTCCATTCAGGCATTCTGTCTGCGCAATAG
- a CDS encoding DUF2512 family protein gives MNHLKALIIKFVMIAVVLSIILTGIYDVEFGDTLLISLVLTLLAYALGDLMVFRKTGNQTAHGHAGNTHANNHENHKKRNTMATIADIVLSFLVIWLMGDALINNSEDIVQAALISAIVIGAGEWFFHKYLDRNVFPEKDAHATTSSH, from the coding sequence ATGAATCATTTAAAAGCCCTTATTATTAAATTTGTTATGATTGCGGTCGTCCTTTCCATTATTTTGACCGGAATCTATGATGTCGAGTTCGGAGATACATTATTGATCAGCTTGGTGCTGACTCTGCTTGCTTATGCGTTGGGAGACTTGATGGTTTTCCGGAAAACCGGGAACCAGACGGCACATGGCCATGCAGGAAACACTCATGCCAATAACCACGAAAACCATAAAAAAAGAAACACGATGGCAACTATTGCAGACATCGTCCTTTCTTTCCTAGTAATTTGGCTGATGGGTGATGCGCTGATCAACAACAGCGAAGACATCGTGCAAGCCGCTCTTATTTCTGCCATCGTCATCGGTGCGGGAGAATGGTTCTTCCATAAATATCTGGACCGCAATGTTTTCCCAGAAAAAGACGCACATGCTACAACTTCTTCGCATTAA
- a CDS encoding antibiotic biosynthesis monooxygenase family protein, whose product MILEAAALYVKPGMEKEYEEAFRQASVIISSMKGYLSHELQRCMEVEGKYLLLVEWERLEDHTVGFRQSAGYLEWKQLLHHFYDPFPIVEHFEKVDFT is encoded by the coding sequence ATGATTTTAGAAGCTGCAGCACTTTACGTGAAACCGGGAATGGAGAAAGAGTATGAAGAGGCTTTTCGACAGGCATCTGTTATTATTTCTTCGATGAAAGGGTATCTGTCCCATGAGCTGCAGCGATGCATGGAAGTGGAAGGGAAATATTTGCTGTTAGTGGAATGGGAAAGATTAGAAGACCATACGGTTGGTTTTAGGCAATCGGCAGGATACCTGGAATGGAAACAATTATTGCATCATTTTTATGATCCGTTTCCCATAGTAGAGCATTTTGAAAAAGTGGATTTTACATAA
- the helD gene encoding RNA polymerase recycling motor HelD encodes MDSEFQLEQKRVDGVIGTITDQISSLETETSQRRNELVDIRRHFWDEIKVNVDSFDDYLETIIGLRQEAQILSTNQSTERLASQKLAKLRRMQEVPYFGRIDFLEEGEAAAEQVYIGISTLMDASGENFLVHDWRAPVSSVYYEYQTGPASYSTPGGEVEGALEKKVQYLIRGGVLQSMFDTSLTIGDEILQQVLGKGTDKQMHSIVATIQQEQNRIIRHDRGKLLIVQGAAGSGKTSAALQRIAYLLYKYRTHLNPDQIILFSPNSMFNSYVSNVLPELGEENMQQVTFQEYLDHRLGEEFQLENPYAQLEYVFTAAHTPAYNSRVSGIRFKASRSFFEALESYRKSLERSGMQFKDINFRGKPVVTAQQIADRFYSSDTSLRFHNRLEKLKGWLLKKINDRQKDELDESWVQDRIELLSNDDYHKARVYLAKKQGLKSEEMSDFEVKPEALARLIVQQKFKPLRKRVRAFGFIDIKGLYRQLFADLKQISQWIDGETPAEWPEICQATLEMLDEGRLSYEDATPFLLMKELIQGFQANSSIKHVVVDEAQDYSPFQFEFLKRLFPSAKMTVLGDFNQAIFVHASETDDFHMLMNLYGPEETEVINMARSYRSTKPIIEFTRRLIPNGDRIIPFERDGERPVLTQVADHAELHRCIVSKVAALRKLRYNSIAIICKSLEESKRAYEALSGIEGIKLLKSGTAEYEQGIVVIPSYLAKGIEFDAVIIYDASRQVYGDDSLRRVFYTACTRAMHELQLYSVGEPMPMLQNVLQESSVQD; translated from the coding sequence ATGGATTCAGAGTTTCAGCTGGAGCAAAAACGAGTGGACGGTGTCATCGGGACCATAACGGACCAGATCAGCAGTTTAGAGACAGAAACGTCTCAGCGCCGGAACGAACTGGTGGATATACGCAGACATTTCTGGGATGAAATCAAAGTGAATGTTGACAGCTTCGACGATTATCTGGAAACCATTATCGGCTTGAGGCAAGAAGCGCAAATTTTATCGACAAACCAAAGCACTGAACGGCTGGCGTCCCAGAAATTGGCCAAGCTTCGGCGTATGCAGGAAGTCCCTTACTTTGGCCGCATCGATTTCCTGGAAGAAGGAGAAGCTGCTGCGGAACAGGTCTATATTGGAATTTCCACGCTGATGGATGCAAGCGGCGAAAATTTCCTTGTCCACGACTGGAGAGCGCCGGTCTCGAGTGTCTACTATGAATACCAGACGGGACCGGCCAGCTATTCAACTCCCGGCGGTGAAGTCGAAGGGGCATTGGAGAAAAAAGTGCAATACTTGATTCGCGGCGGTGTTCTGCAATCGATGTTCGACACGAGCCTGACCATTGGAGATGAGATTCTGCAGCAGGTGCTTGGCAAAGGCACTGACAAACAGATGCACAGTATCGTAGCGACCATTCAGCAGGAGCAAAACCGGATCATCCGCCATGATCGCGGAAAGCTGCTTATTGTCCAAGGCGCAGCCGGCAGCGGCAAGACATCGGCTGCCCTGCAGCGGATCGCTTATTTGCTCTATAAATACCGGACCCACCTGAATCCGGATCAAATCATCCTGTTTTCGCCGAATTCGATGTTCAATAGTTACGTCTCCAATGTGCTGCCGGAACTCGGCGAAGAAAATATGCAGCAAGTCACCTTCCAGGAATACCTGGACCACCGGCTAGGCGAAGAGTTTCAACTTGAAAATCCCTATGCACAATTGGAATATGTCTTCACGGCTGCACACACTCCTGCCTATAATTCAAGAGTTTCGGGCATCCGCTTTAAAGCCTCCCGCTCTTTTTTCGAAGCGCTCGAATCTTATCGGAAGTCGCTGGAAAGATCCGGCATGCAATTCAAGGACATCAATTTCAGAGGAAAACCGGTTGTCACCGCCCAGCAAATAGCGGACCGCTTTTACAGCAGCGACACTTCCCTCCGTTTCCATAACCGCCTTGAAAAATTGAAGGGCTGGCTGCTGAAGAAAATAAATGACCGGCAAAAGGACGAACTTGATGAATCCTGGGTACAGGACAGAATCGAGCTGCTCAGCAATGATGATTACCATAAAGCCCGGGTCTATTTAGCGAAAAAACAAGGACTCAAAAGTGAAGAGATGTCCGATTTCGAGGTCAAACCAGAAGCTCTTGCCCGGTTGATTGTCCAGCAGAAATTCAAGCCATTGCGCAAACGCGTCAGGGCGTTTGGCTTTATTGACATTAAAGGGCTGTACCGGCAGCTGTTTGCTGATCTCAAGCAAATCAGCCAGTGGATAGATGGGGAAACTCCCGCGGAATGGCCGGAGATTTGCCAAGCGACGTTGGAAATGCTCGATGAAGGCAGATTGTCTTACGAAGATGCTACGCCGTTCTTGCTGATGAAGGAATTGATCCAGGGCTTTCAGGCCAATAGCTCGATCAAACACGTGGTTGTCGACGAAGCGCAGGATTATTCCCCGTTTCAATTCGAGTTTCTGAAGCGTCTATTTCCGTCGGCAAAAATGACGGTGCTTGGTGACTTCAACCAAGCGATATTTGTCCATGCAAGCGAAACGGATGACTTTCACATGCTGATGAATTTATACGGGCCGGAGGAAACGGAAGTGATCAACATGGCGCGCAGCTACCGCTCCACCAAGCCGATTATTGAATTTACACGTCGGCTCATTCCGAATGGCGACCGGATTATTCCTTTCGAACGCGACGGCGAGCGGCCCGTACTGACACAAGTAGCCGATCATGCCGAACTGCATCGCTGCATTGTCTCTAAAGTCGCGGCTCTGCGGAAGCTCCGTTATAACAGCATCGCCATCATCTGCAAATCACTCGAGGAAAGCAAACGCGCCTACGAAGCTCTGTCCGGTATTGAAGGCATCAAGCTTTTAAAGAGCGGCACAGCTGAATACGAGCAGGGAATTGTGGTCATCCCGTCGTATTTGGCCAAAGGCATCGAATTCGATGCGGTCATCATTTATGACGCATCCCGGCAGGTTTACGGCGATGACAGCCTCCGCCGAGTGTTTTATACTGCCTGCACCCGGGCGATGCATGAGCTGCAGCTTTACAGTGTCGGTGAACCGATGCCGATGCTGCAAAACGTCCTGCAGGAAAGTTCAGTCCAAGATTGA
- a CDS encoding helix-turn-helix domain-containing protein — protein MAIIINIDVMLAKRKMSVTELSERVGITMANLSILKNGKAKAVRLSTLEAICKALDCQPGDILEYRSEES, from the coding sequence ATGGCGATTATAATCAATATTGACGTTATGCTGGCAAAACGGAAAATGAGCGTTACCGAACTTTCGGAACGGGTGGGCATCACGATGGCGAACTTGTCCATCCTGAAAAACGGCAAGGCGAAAGCGGTCCGGCTGTCCACGCTAGAAGCAATCTGCAAAGCGCTGGACTGCCAGCCGGGGGATATTCTGGAATACAGAAGCGAAGAATCCTGA
- a CDS encoding DUF2975 domain-containing protein translates to MKRETLFLKAVIILMAIPILAICIFVVPPLSSFVAEIIPQWAFLQYFFGIAMYISAIAYFTALYQSLKLLGYIDKNIAFSELSVKALKNIKYCAITITVLYVMCLPIILHMAQVDDAPGLGGIGMIITFSSIVIAVFAAVLQKLLQNAIDIKTENDLTV, encoded by the coding sequence ATGAAACGTGAAACACTCTTTTTAAAGGCAGTTATTATTCTTATGGCAATTCCGATTCTGGCGATCTGCATATTCGTGGTGCCTCCGCTGTCTTCGTTTGTAGCAGAGATTATTCCGCAATGGGCTTTTTTGCAATACTTCTTTGGAATCGCCATGTATATCTCGGCAATTGCGTATTTTACGGCGCTGTATCAGTCGCTGAAGCTGCTGGGCTATATTGACAAGAACATCGCTTTCTCGGAATTATCGGTGAAGGCGCTGAAGAACATCAAATACTGCGCCATCACGATCACCGTCCTGTACGTGATGTGCCTGCCGATCATCCTGCACATGGCGCAAGTGGACGATGCGCCGGGCCTAGGCGGAATCGGCATGATCATTACATTCAGTTCCATTGTGATTGCTGTCTTCGCGGCAGTCCTTCAAAAACTGCTGCAGAATGCAATCGATATAAAAACTGAAAATGATTTAACGGTCTGA
- a CDS encoding HpcH/HpaI aldolase/citrate lyase family protein: MIYRSLMFTPGTKKERLLKSVNSEADALLWDLEDAVHPDDKDGARAVIKEALDELGDKPAKSIFLRVNQYDTEWYEEDVKLARHENVTGIMLPKTESSEQAAKTWEGMGSEGELIALIETAAGIIRLEDIFSNPNISGVAFGAIDYAVDVDLTLTEAGLEALYARSRIVTYAKAAGISGIYDTVFPDVHNEVSLQKRARSARALGFNGQMAVHPKQLEIIHEVYSPSREEIDWAVKVLLYAENEAKGQGVFMFDGKMVDRPVIEKARQIYNAAERYQLVIGG, translated from the coding sequence ATGATTTATCGAAGTTTGATGTTTACACCGGGGACGAAAAAAGAGCGTTTATTGAAATCGGTCAATAGCGAGGCGGATGCGCTTCTCTGGGATTTGGAAGATGCCGTCCATCCTGATGACAAAGATGGAGCCCGAGCCGTTATCAAGGAAGCGCTGGATGAACTGGGTGACAAGCCCGCCAAATCCATTTTCCTGAGAGTCAACCAGTATGATACTGAATGGTATGAAGAAGACGTCAAACTGGCACGGCATGAAAACGTCACCGGCATCATGCTGCCGAAAACGGAAAGCAGCGAACAGGCAGCGAAAACCTGGGAAGGGATGGGGAGCGAAGGGGAACTCATTGCGCTGATCGAGACGGCGGCCGGGATCATCCGCCTGGAAGACATCTTCAGCAATCCGAACATCAGCGGAGTGGCGTTCGGCGCCATCGACTATGCGGTGGATGTGGATCTGACGTTGACGGAAGCTGGCCTTGAGGCGCTTTACGCGCGTTCCCGGATCGTCACTTATGCAAAGGCGGCAGGCATCAGCGGAATCTACGACACCGTGTTCCCGGACGTCCACAACGAAGTAAGCCTGCAGAAACGGGCAAGGTCTGCCCGGGCACTCGGCTTCAACGGCCAAATGGCGGTCCATCCAAAACAGCTGGAAATCATTCACGAAGTCTACAGCCCGTCCCGTGAAGAAATCGATTGGGCAGTGAAAGTGCTGCTGTATGCGGAAAACGAAGCGAAAGGCCAAGGGGTTTTCATGTTCGACGGCAAAATGGTCGACCGTCCGGTGATAGAAAAAGCCCGGCAAATCTACAATGCCGCTGAGCGCTACCAGCTCGTCATCGGCGGCTGA
- a CDS encoding CaiB/BaiF CoA transferase family protein has product MEQQNKLPLEGLRVIDASTVLAGPMLATYLGDFGAEVIKVEHPAGDPLRNAGRHKGGESLEWKLVSRNKKPITLNFSTPKGQELFHKLAETADVVITNFRPKTLEKWNITYESLSQKNPGLIVVKVSGFGEEGPYKERPGFGTLAEAMSGFAQVNGFPDRGPVLPSFALADYATALMGAYATMVAIYERDHSEEKRGQYIDLPIYEALMGMLGNQVMEYDQLGVIPGRKGNRTGWTVPRNLYETKDHKWLAISGTSQPIVERIFKAIGREDLIANPKFATNQKRLEHVDELEAIIADWMKQYTQEEILERFIRFEATIAPVYTVEDIVKDPHFNHRENITDVPDEHFGTVKMLNVAPKLSRTPGGIRHTGQELGSYNESLYGELGLSTEDIEQLKKEGII; this is encoded by the coding sequence ATGGAACAACAGAACAAACTGCCGCTCGAAGGGCTTCGGGTTATTGATGCCTCAACCGTGCTGGCAGGTCCCATGCTTGCTACATATCTGGGTGATTTCGGGGCTGAAGTGATCAAAGTGGAGCATCCGGCGGGAGATCCGCTAAGAAACGCCGGCCGGCATAAGGGCGGAGAATCGCTTGAATGGAAACTGGTGTCCCGCAACAAGAAACCGATCACCCTCAACTTCAGTACGCCGAAAGGACAGGAGCTGTTCCATAAGCTCGCGGAAACAGCGGATGTGGTGATCACGAATTTCCGGCCGAAAACGCTGGAAAAATGGAATATCACCTATGAATCACTGTCCCAAAAAAATCCCGGTTTGATTGTCGTGAAGGTATCAGGCTTCGGGGAAGAAGGGCCTTACAAGGAACGGCCGGGCTTCGGCACGCTTGCTGAAGCGATGTCGGGCTTTGCACAGGTCAATGGCTTCCCGGACAGGGGGCCGGTGCTGCCCAGTTTTGCGCTTGCCGATTACGCCACAGCACTCATGGGAGCATACGCAACGATGGTGGCGATTTACGAGCGCGATCATTCGGAAGAAAAACGGGGGCAGTATATCGACTTGCCGATTTACGAAGCTCTTATGGGAATGCTTGGCAACCAAGTGATGGAATACGACCAGCTCGGCGTTATTCCAGGAAGGAAAGGGAACCGCACGGGCTGGACAGTGCCGCGGAATCTGTACGAAACGAAAGACCATAAATGGCTGGCCATCTCCGGCACATCGCAGCCGATCGTGGAGCGGATTTTCAAAGCCATCGGCCGGGAGGATTTAATCGCCAACCCGAAGTTCGCCACCAATCAGAAGCGCCTGGAACACGTCGACGAACTGGAAGCGATCATCGCCGACTGGATGAAGCAGTATACGCAAGAAGAAATCCTGGAGCGCTTTATCCGGTTCGAAGCGACGATTGCACCGGTCTATACAGTCGAGGATATTGTCAAAGACCCGCATTTTAATCACCGTGAAAATATCACGGACGTGCCGGATGAGCATTTCGGAACGGTGAAGATGCTCAATGTGGCTCCGAAACTGTCCCGTACACCAGGAGGAATCCGTCATACCGGGCAGGAATTGGGATCATACAACGAAAGCCTGTACGGAGAACTGGGATTGAGCACAGAAGACATTGAACAGTTGAAAAAAGAAGGAATCATTTAA
- a CDS encoding Fe(3+) ABC transporter substrate-binding protein: MNKLFYLVLAFVLLVLSACGSSTASQPAAEDAPEETPESTEVNLYTARHYDVDDELYKKFEEETGVKVNVIKGEADELLERIKREGDGTKADLFLTADAGRLFRAKEEGLLQAVSSDVLDKQIPENFRDTDQMWYGLTKRARVIVYNKETVKPEELSTYEALTEDQWKGRVLIRGSENVYNQSLLASFIEINGEQQAKEWAAGLVNNFARDPEGGDRDQAKAIMAGVGDVAIMNTYYFGQLLNSEDPAEVEVAKGLGVFFPNQETTGTHVNVSGAGVVKTSKNKENAIKLLEFLSAPEAQGTFAEANYEYPVNEEVEPTELLKSWGDFKEQDIPLSVLGENNAKSILIFNEVGWK, encoded by the coding sequence ATGAATAAGCTTTTTTATCTCGTTTTAGCTTTTGTACTTCTTGTCCTATCGGCTTGCGGAAGCAGCACTGCATCCCAACCTGCAGCAGAAGATGCTCCTGAGGAAACACCGGAAAGCACAGAAGTCAATTTATATACAGCGCGCCACTACGATGTGGATGATGAACTATACAAGAAATTTGAAGAAGAAACCGGCGTGAAAGTGAACGTCATCAAAGGGGAAGCGGACGAACTGCTTGAACGCATCAAACGCGAAGGCGATGGAACCAAAGCCGATCTGTTTTTGACTGCTGATGCCGGGCGCCTATTCCGTGCGAAGGAAGAAGGTTTGCTGCAGGCTGTTTCAAGTGACGTGCTGGACAAGCAAATTCCCGAAAATTTCCGTGACACGGACCAAATGTGGTATGGCTTGACCAAGCGTGCACGCGTCATTGTTTACAATAAAGAAACAGTGAAGCCGGAAGAATTATCGACTTACGAAGCATTGACAGAAGACCAGTGGAAAGGCCGCGTCTTGATCCGCGGTTCAGAAAACGTCTATAACCAGTCTTTGCTGGCTTCTTTCATTGAAATTAACGGTGAACAGCAAGCGAAAGAATGGGCAGCAGGGCTTGTAAATAATTTCGCCCGTGACCCTGAAGGCGGAGACCGCGACCAGGCCAAAGCCATCATGGCTGGAGTCGGCGACGTTGCGATCATGAACACTTATTACTTCGGGCAATTGCTGAATTCTGAAGACCCGGCTGAAGTGGAAGTGGCAAAAGGCCTCGGCGTTTTCTTCCCTAACCAGGAAACGACTGGGACTCACGTAAACGTAAGCGGTGCCGGCGTTGTCAAAACATCGAAGAATAAAGAGAATGCCATCAAATTGCTTGAATTCCTATCCGCTCCTGAAGCTCAAGGAACATTTGCGGAAGCGAACTACGAGTACCCTGTGAATGAAGAAGTCGAACCGACTGAATTGCTGAAATCATGGGGCGACTTCAAAGAACAGGACATTCCGTTGTCTGTTCTTGGCGAAAACAATGCCAAGTCAATTCTGATCTTTAACGAAGTAGGCTGGAAATAA
- a CDS encoding ABC transporter permease, producing MQRRLANFNTWTIAAIVIIAALFLPNLTIVAGLFSPSNENWEHMKEFVLWSFVRTSLILVAATAISTIFIGLSLAWLIAQYQFPFRRFLKWALILPLSIPPFIGAYTYHGIVNYTGIIQTTLREGFGMKLNPAHFDIMNLPGAIFIYTLFLYPYVYTITQVFLSRQSASLIESTRLLGKGPWRTFFQVVVPISRISIIAGASLVVLEVLNDYGVVKYYGIQTFTTAIFQTWFGLGDIESSIKLAASLMSFVILILLIEKILRGRRQYSYSSTKVRPLPLIQLTGWKAVAATGYGFAILSLGFFIPVAQLIDWTVLTFGTIPMDEFMVYIRNSVSVAAFSASAIIVFALIVGNFTRLVRGRMAKLLPKLTVLGYSIPGAVIAVAVVTAFIALDEFLSPLYAIAGLEATLVLSVSIVLLLAAYIIRFFAIGYSSIETGYDKIGTDFRDASRLLGVGLTKTFFKVDLPMMKGAIISGFILVFIDVLKEIPLTLILRPFNFDTLSTKAFQYASDEKIMEASQASLLIVGISALAIVIFYKFLEKELD from the coding sequence ATGCAAAGAAGATTGGCAAATTTCAATACCTGGACGATTGCAGCCATCGTCATCATTGCCGCATTGTTTTTGCCGAACTTAACGATTGTGGCAGGCCTGTTCTCCCCTTCAAATGAAAACTGGGAACATATGAAAGAGTTTGTGCTGTGGTCGTTTGTCAGGACTTCGCTGATCCTGGTTGCAGCTACTGCCATTTCGACTATTTTTATCGGATTGAGCCTGGCTTGGCTCATTGCCCAGTACCAGTTCCCTTTCAGGCGATTCCTGAAATGGGCGCTGATTCTGCCGCTTTCCATCCCGCCTTTTATCGGTGCCTATACGTATCATGGGATTGTCAATTACACCGGAATTATTCAGACTACGCTGCGTGAGGGTTTTGGAATGAAATTGAATCCCGCTCATTTTGATATCATGAACTTACCGGGTGCGATATTCATTTATACGCTGTTCTTATACCCTTATGTCTATACGATTACCCAAGTGTTCCTGTCCCGGCAATCCGCTTCACTGATCGAAAGCACACGGCTGCTCGGGAAAGGGCCATGGCGCACGTTTTTCCAAGTCGTCGTCCCAATATCCCGCATTTCCATCATAGCCGGCGCCAGTCTGGTCGTCCTTGAAGTGCTGAACGACTATGGCGTTGTGAAATATTACGGCATCCAGACATTCACGACAGCGATTTTTCAAACCTGGTTCGGCTTGGGCGACATCGAATCATCCATCAAGCTGGCGGCTTCTTTGATGAGCTTTGTCATTTTGATCCTGCTGATTGAAAAAATTCTGCGCGGCAGGCGCCAATACAGTTATTCGTCCACAAAAGTCCGTCCGCTGCCGCTTATCCAACTGACCGGCTGGAAAGCTGTTGCAGCGACAGGTTACGGCTTTGCCATCCTTTCTCTTGGGTTTTTCATCCCGGTTGCCCAATTGATCGACTGGACGGTTTTGACTTTCGGGACCATTCCGATGGACGAGTTCATGGTCTATATCAGAAATTCCGTCTCCGTAGCAGCATTCAGCGCTTCAGCCATTATCGTCTTCGCCTTAATTGTCGGCAATTTCACCCGGCTTGTCCGGGGCAGGATGGCAAAGCTGCTGCCGAAGCTGACGGTGCTCGGCTATTCGATTCCCGGTGCGGTCATTGCGGTAGCAGTCGTCACCGCTTTTATCGCCTTGGATGAGTTTCTGTCACCGCTTTATGCGATAGCAGGCCTGGAGGCGACACTCGTCCTCAGTGTCAGCATCGTGCTGCTCCTGGCGGCTTACATCATCCGTTTTTTTGCCATCGGCTACAGTTCCATCGAGACGGGCTATGACAAAATCGGAACCGATTTCCGGGATGCCTCCCGGCTGCTGGGAGTCGGGCTGACGAAAACTTTCTTCAAAGTGGATTTGCCCATGATGAAAGGTGCAATCATCAGCGGCTTTATTCTGGTCTTTATCGATGTATTGAAAGAAATTCCTTTAACCTTGATTTTGCGTCCGTTTAATTTTGATACTTTGTCCACCAAGGCATTCCAATATGCCAGCGATGAAAAAATCATGGAGGCTTCCCAGGCTTCTTTGTTGATCGTCGGCATCAGTGCTTTGGCGATTGTGATCTTTTATAAGTTTCTGGAAAAGGAGTTGGACTAA
- a CDS encoding ABC transporter ATP-binding protein codes for MFVSIENLCFSYSHAKTAALEKFSLHIEKGEVISILGRSGSGKSTILRLLAGLEKPSAGKVAIKDQILVDDQIFLQPEKRGIGMVFQDYALFPHMTVAENILFGLFRLKRPEKKKRLQEVMELVELQGYEKRYPHQLSGGQQQRVAIARAIAPNPHLLLLDEPFSNLDAELQEKIRKDLRDLLKKADITSIFVTHDEKDAHILADRIVKIHDGCTDFIGRPCDLLDVYRQEAKAAAKITESPELLRI; via the coding sequence TTGTTCGTATCGATTGAAAATCTTTGCTTTTCCTATTCTCATGCAAAAACTGCAGCCCTTGAAAAATTCTCTCTCCATATTGAAAAAGGCGAAGTGATTTCAATCCTTGGCCGGAGCGGCAGCGGAAAAAGCACCATTCTGCGCTTGCTTGCCGGACTGGAAAAACCGTCCGCCGGAAAAGTGGCGATCAAAGACCAGATCCTGGTGGATGACCAGATATTTTTGCAGCCCGAAAAACGCGGCATCGGCATGGTGTTTCAGGATTATGCGCTGTTTCCTCATATGACCGTTGCGGAAAATATCCTGTTCGGGCTGTTCCGCCTGAAGCGGCCGGAAAAAAAGAAGCGCCTGCAGGAAGTAATGGAGCTGGTGGAATTGCAGGGGTATGAAAAACGCTATCCGCATCAATTGAGCGGCGGCCAGCAGCAGCGGGTGGCGATTGCCCGGGCGATTGCTCCGAACCCCCACCTGCTCTTGCTGGATGAGCCTTTCAGCAACCTGGATGCGGAGCTGCAGGAGAAAATACGCAAAGATTTACGGGATTTGCTGAAAAAAGCAGACATCACTTCCATCTTTGTGACGCATGATGAAAAAGACGCTCATATTCTGGCCGATCGGATCGTCAAAATCCATGATGGCTGCACTGACTTTATCGGCCGCCCTTGCGACTTGCTTGATGTGTACCGCCAGGAAGCGAAAGCAGCAGCAAAAATTACGGAATCCCCGGAATTGCTGCGCATCTGA